Proteins from a genomic interval of Chroococcidiopsis thermalis PCC 7203:
- a CDS encoding GIY-YIG nuclease family protein codes for MKHPYHTQGVYLVAWLHGNDAVQVLSDSVTLYNLSQMRGINAVLSRIPKSFSGVYAWYRGFEINSAAQENPEIFVSFILSELYKDHCAPRAARLPPSHKVLLQAETSLSKEKESILRRLAINQSFRELVLMLLDNALLFQQPLYIGKATNLYVRIHNHLREGSLLRERLRIAGHSIDRCRLITVATSNDLLSLKRENVNIEDEYDTDISDESDSEFAEVDIENLLEDLLSRLFIPSFTLRYG; via the coding sequence ATGAAGCATCCTTATCATACACAAGGAGTCTACTTGGTGGCTTGGCTACACGGAAATGACGCTGTACAGGTGCTAAGCGATAGTGTCACACTTTACAACTTATCTCAGATGCGAGGAATTAACGCTGTTCTGAGTCGGATTCCTAAAAGTTTTAGCGGAGTTTACGCTTGGTATCGAGGTTTTGAAATTAATTCTGCTGCTCAAGAAAATCCTGAGATATTCGTTTCGTTTATTCTTAGCGAACTCTATAAAGATCACTGTGCTCCTAGAGCAGCGAGACTCCCACCATCACATAAAGTACTGCTTCAAGCTGAGACTTCACTATCGAAAGAAAAAGAATCTATTTTGAGGAGGCTAGCTATTAATCAATCTTTTCGTGAACTTGTTCTTATGCTTTTGGACAATGCTCTTTTATTTCAGCAGCCACTCTATATAGGTAAGGCAACTAATCTATATGTCAGAATTCACAATCATCTTCGAGAAGGTAGTCTTCTACGGGAGCGCCTTAGAATTGCGGGGCATAGTATTGATCGGTGTAGGCTTATAACTGTTGCTACTTCAAATGATTTATTAAGTTTGAAGAGAGAAAACGTTAATATCGAAGATGAGTATGATACTGATATATCTGATGAATCGGATAGTGAATTTGCTGAAGTAGATATAGAGAACTTACTTGAAGATCTTCTTTCCAGACTGTTTATTCCATCTTTTACACTTAGATATGGATGA
- a CDS encoding DGQHR domain-containing protein → MGKRETQEQQTLTTLLDKFLQQQDRILVQKTEMGGTEAYVGSVTLEWFASRVHFASALPLLRQKYNPETDNIEIDADTIDEIQQRPLDWSRQLPLTQYLATRKHHKFPPVLVVISQPWVDNPKAAEWDSHGKAIASTTDFITLDREGKVGLLNVAEADVTIYALDGQHRLMGAQGLMELLKTGQLPRYRKDKSPDGTSIKLADLVEQSHSQDANNLVSNNLQDIPQEKIGIEFICAVAAGETREAARRRVRSIFVHVNLMAAPLTKGQLAQLNEDDGFSIVARKIAVSHPLLEQRLNRKPRINWNSATIASKSTVLTTLQALKDMSERYLGQKFPHWKPWEKGLIPMRPEKKELEAGISDFWQLFDCLATLPSYKLLEDEDTPSLRRFNFEKDGGEGNMLFRPVGQVALAQALGILVFKKGFKLKEIFKKLRKFDLEGGFSSMEYPQSLWYGVLYDPNKKRVQVAGKDLAAKLLVYILGGIEDRMERAELRKALADTRTIEKQTIGFDGRYVEPVQVGLPAIL, encoded by the coding sequence ATGGGGAAACGAGAAACTCAGGAACAACAAACTCTGACAACCCTGCTGGATAAGTTTTTGCAGCAGCAGGATCGAATACTGGTGCAGAAGACAGAAATGGGCGGGACTGAGGCTTATGTAGGTTCTGTGACGCTGGAGTGGTTTGCCAGTCGGGTACATTTTGCCTCTGCTTTACCCCTACTGCGACAAAAATATAATCCTGAAACTGACAATATCGAGATTGACGCAGACACTATCGATGAAATTCAGCAGCGTCCTCTGGATTGGTCGCGACAACTCCCGTTAACACAGTATTTAGCCACGCGGAAGCATCATAAGTTCCCACCTGTATTGGTGGTGATTAGCCAACCTTGGGTAGATAATCCCAAAGCTGCTGAGTGGGATAGCCACGGTAAAGCGATCGCATCGACTACAGATTTTATCACGCTAGATCGAGAAGGCAAGGTTGGTCTACTAAATGTTGCTGAGGCGGATGTCACCATATACGCCCTGGATGGACAACATCGGCTGATGGGGGCGCAGGGGCTAATGGAGTTGCTGAAAACTGGTCAACTCCCACGCTATCGCAAAGATAAATCTCCTGATGGCACTTCCATCAAGCTAGCCGATTTAGTAGAACAATCTCATAGTCAAGACGCGAATAATCTCGTCTCTAACAATTTGCAGGACATCCCTCAAGAAAAAATTGGTATCGAGTTCATCTGTGCTGTTGCAGCTGGGGAAACCCGCGAAGCAGCAAGGCGACGGGTAAGGTCTATTTTTGTCCATGTCAATTTGATGGCTGCACCCCTAACGAAAGGTCAGTTAGCCCAGTTGAATGAAGATGATGGCTTTTCGATTGTGGCAAGAAAAATTGCTGTAAGTCATCCATTATTGGAACAGCGATTGAACCGGAAGCCGCGTATTAATTGGAATAGTGCGACAATTGCCAGTAAGTCAACGGTTCTGACGACGCTGCAAGCCCTCAAAGATATGTCAGAACGCTATTTAGGGCAGAAGTTTCCGCATTGGAAACCGTGGGAAAAAGGATTAATTCCCATGCGCCCAGAGAAGAAGGAACTTGAGGCAGGAATTTCTGATTTTTGGCAGTTATTCGATTGTTTGGCAACTCTTCCCAGTTACAAATTATTGGAGGATGAAGATACACCTAGCCTGCGGCGATTCAATTTTGAAAAGGATGGGGGTGAGGGAAATATGCTGTTCCGTCCTGTAGGTCAAGTAGCTTTAGCGCAAGCTTTGGGAATTTTGGTTTTCAAGAAAGGATTTAAGTTAAAAGAGATTTTTAAGAAGTTGCGAAAGTTTGACTTGGAAGGCGGATTCAGCAGCATGGAGTATCCGCAGTCTCTTTGGTATGGTGTTTTATATGACCCAAATAAGAAGCGAGTGCAAGTTGCTGGGAAAGATTTGGCAGCGAAATTACTAGTTTATATTTTGGGTGGAATTGAGGATCGAATGGAACGGGCAGAACTGCGAAAAGCTTTAGCTGATACAAGAACTATCGAAAAACAAACTATTGGCTTTGATGGCAGGTATGTAGAACCTGTTCAAGTGGGACTTCCAGCTATTCTGTAG
- the dndE gene encoding DNA sulfur modification protein DndE yields the protein MESPIDRIRLSQTAKEQLIKLKRNTKIDQWNILCRWAFCRSLAEPTTPSPVPIPTDSNVEMTWRVFGGEMSDVLAIALKQRCYNDNLGIDKETLATQFRLHLHRGIGYLAGDPNIKKIEDLTAIALQPHGRV from the coding sequence ATGGAGTCACCAATCGATCGCATCCGCCTGTCCCAAACAGCAAAAGAACAACTGATCAAACTCAAACGCAATACCAAGATCGACCAATGGAATATATTGTGTCGTTGGGCTTTTTGTCGTTCTCTCGCCGAACCAACTACCCCCTCACCCGTACCAATTCCTACAGATAGCAACGTAGAGATGACGTGGCGTGTATTTGGGGGAGAAATGTCAGATGTCCTAGCGATCGCGCTTAAACAACGCTGTTATAACGATAATCTGGGTATAGATAAAGAAACCCTGGCAACTCAATTCCGCTTGCACCTACACCGGGGTATCGGTTATCTGGCAGGAGATCCTAATATAAAGAAGATAGAAGACTTAACTGCCATTGCCCTACAACCTCATGGTCGAGTCTAA
- the dndD gene encoding DNA sulfur modification protein DndD translates to MILLELVLQNFGPYQGTQVINLSPFSEAETENISRPILLLGGMNGGGKTTLMDAIRLALYGHRAQCSTRGSLSYSDFLTQCVNSHTSPTEKTRIELAFGHIENDKPVVYRIVRTWEKNPKDGKDVLGILNDDEWLNSGLVSIWDEYIENLLPLGISNLFLFDGEQIKELAEQETPPLVVVEAIRGLLGLELSERLAVDLEILVNRKRKEIADAKDVVNLEEIEEKLKVLQDKQNAENLQLISLQDDLTLAEKERQETFNKFLAEGGKIAADRSQLEQQHQTKNATAETARQAMRELASDVLPLALITPLLEQARSQAETEINRARSQVAQDILLERNQRLLTQISNINITAEQLDKIKILLEQDVETFHGTSLQESSWLQSDRETLDYLTNLLNSALPIAKNSAQQQQTILEQQAAEIVDLERQLQTAASPEAYQQLVETLQTAQNRVTDIKANCETAKRRILELETAIAQTKKDLNEYTEQTIDRKNTEHVITSASKVQETLKLFRERLTLRKLNKLEVEVTECFRYLLHKSDLVHRIAIATNTFSLSLYDLQGKPVPKHRLSAGEKQLLAIAFLWGLARVSGRRLPIAIDTPLGRLDSSHRQNLVERYFPSASHQVILLSTDTEIGEKEVHTLRQNEAIAREYLLKYDPTERQTTIEPGYFW, encoded by the coding sequence ATGATTTTACTCGAACTCGTATTACAAAACTTCGGTCCATATCAAGGCACGCAAGTCATCAACTTAAGTCCATTTAGTGAAGCTGAAACTGAGAATATCTCACGCCCAATTCTCCTCTTAGGTGGAATGAATGGGGGTGGAAAAACAACTTTAATGGATGCGATTCGCCTCGCACTTTATGGACATCGCGCTCAATGTTCTACCAGAGGTAGTTTAAGCTATAGTGACTTTCTAACTCAGTGCGTTAACAGCCATACGTCACCAACTGAAAAAACTCGAATTGAATTAGCTTTCGGACATATTGAAAATGACAAACCTGTAGTTTATCGAATCGTTAGAACTTGGGAGAAAAACCCTAAAGATGGCAAGGATGTTTTGGGGATTTTGAATGATGATGAATGGCTAAATAGTGGTTTAGTTAGCATCTGGGACGAATATATTGAAAACTTACTACCTCTAGGAATTTCTAATTTATTTCTATTCGATGGCGAACAAATTAAAGAATTAGCAGAACAAGAAACACCTCCACTTGTGGTAGTTGAGGCTATTCGCGGATTGTTAGGATTGGAGTTGTCGGAACGATTAGCGGTAGATTTAGAAATTTTAGTCAATCGCAAACGCAAAGAAATAGCTGATGCAAAGGATGTAGTCAATTTAGAAGAAATAGAAGAAAAATTGAAGGTATTGCAAGATAAACAAAATGCAGAAAATTTACAGTTAATATCTTTGCAAGACGACTTAACATTAGCAGAAAAAGAACGGCAAGAAACATTTAACAAATTTCTCGCTGAAGGTGGTAAAATAGCAGCCGATCGCAGCCAATTAGAACAACAGCATCAAACCAAAAACGCAACCGCAGAAACAGCGCGTCAAGCTATGAGAGAATTAGCATCTGACGTGTTACCTCTTGCTTTAATTACACCACTCCTAGAACAAGCGCGATCGCAAGCAGAAACTGAAATAAACCGAGCGCGATCGCAAGTAGCACAAGATATATTATTAGAACGAAACCAACGTTTATTAACACAAATTTCTAACATAAATATTACAGCGGAACAATTAGATAAAATCAAAATATTGCTCGAACAAGATGTAGAGACGTTCCATGGAACGTCTCTACAAGAATCTTCCTGGTTGCAAAGCGATCGCGAAACGCTAGATTACCTCACTAATTTACTCAACTCTGCTTTACCAATTGCAAAAAACTCCGCACAACAGCAGCAAACGATACTCGAACAACAAGCAGCAGAAATCGTCGATCTCGAAAGACAATTACAAACAGCAGCCTCGCCAGAAGCTTATCAGCAATTAGTAGAAACGCTACAAACAGCACAAAATAGAGTTACAGATATAAAAGCAAACTGTGAAACAGCCAAACGCCGCATTCTAGAATTAGAAACCGCGATCGCACAAACGAAAAAAGACTTAAATGAATATACCGAACAAACCATCGATCGCAAAAATACCGAACACGTTATTACATCCGCATCAAAAGTCCAAGAAACCCTAAAACTGTTTCGCGAACGTTTAACCTTAAGGAAACTAAATAAATTAGAAGTAGAAGTAACAGAATGCTTCCGCTATTTATTGCATAAATCAGATTTAGTACATCGAATTGCGATCGCTACCAATACCTTTAGCCTTTCCCTCTACGACTTACAAGGGAAACCAGTCCCCAAACATCGCCTCTCAGCCGGAGAAAAACAACTTCTAGCGATCGCATTTTTGTGGGGACTCGCCAGAGTCTCTGGACGACGCTTACCCATCGCCATAGATACCCCCCTCGGACGCTTAGACTCCTCCCACCGCCAAAATCTCGTCGAACGCTACTTCCCCTCCGCCAGTCACCAAGTCATCCTCCTTTCCACCGACACCGAAATTGGGGAAAAAGAAGTCCACACCCTACGCCAAAACGAAGCGATCGCCCGCGAATATCTTTTAAAATACGATCCAACAGAACGACAAACAACGATAGAACCTGGCTACTTCTGGTAA
- a CDS encoding acyl-CoA desaturase: MTIGSVAEGKQPLALSWINVVFFGTFHVVAMLAPWCFSWSALGVTIFLHWLFGSIGICLGYHRLLSHRSLQITPKWLEYAIAFIGALAMQGGPVFWVAGHRQHHAHTEDVDKDPYSSKRGFWWSHMLWILYPRSEFYIYDNYRKFAPDLDRDPYYRWLDRYFLLLQIPLAVLLYLLGGWSFVIYGVFLRAVLLWHSTWLINSATHLYGYRHFEVEDNSRNLWWAALLTYGEGWHNNHHAQPNVAPAGRRWWEIDMTWWAIQALQALGLAKKVVLPPTQKAKA, translated from the coding sequence ATGACTATAGGCTCAGTTGCAGAGGGTAAACAGCCGCTTGCTCTCAGCTGGATCAATGTGGTGTTTTTCGGCACGTTTCATGTTGTAGCAATGCTCGCTCCCTGGTGTTTTTCTTGGTCGGCTTTGGGAGTGACGATATTTCTTCACTGGCTATTTGGCAGCATTGGGATTTGTTTAGGCTATCACAGGCTCTTAAGTCACCGCAGTTTGCAAATAACACCGAAGTGGCTGGAATATGCGATCGCCTTCATCGGGGCGCTTGCCATGCAGGGAGGACCCGTCTTTTGGGTAGCGGGACATCGACAACATCACGCTCATACAGAGGACGTGGACAAAGATCCTTACTCTTCTAAGCGGGGTTTTTGGTGGAGTCACATGCTGTGGATTCTGTACCCGCGATCGGAGTTCTATATCTACGATAATTACCGAAAGTTTGCCCCCGACCTCGATCGCGACCCGTATTATCGCTGGTTGGATCGCTACTTCTTACTGTTGCAAATTCCATTGGCGGTGTTGCTATACCTTCTCGGCGGCTGGTCTTTTGTCATCTATGGTGTCTTTCTCCGCGCCGTATTACTCTGGCACAGCACTTGGCTGATCAACTCGGCGACTCATTTATACGGTTATCGTCATTTTGAGGTAGAGGACAATTCTCGCAATCTTTGGTGGGCAGCACTTTTAACTTATGGGGAAGGTTGGCACAACAACCACCACGCTCAGCCTAATGTAGCACCAGCCGGACGGCGGTGGTGGGAAATTGATATGACATGGTGGGCAATTCAGGCTTTACAAGCTTTAGGTTTAGCTAAAAAAGTCGTGCTACCACCAACACAAAAGGCAAAGGCTTAG
- a CDS encoding TetR family transcriptional regulator, whose translation MATQLTSTRQRLIDAALQLFSIQGITETTTRQIAELAQVNEVTLFRHFGNKQGLLLAAISESAVFKDFGESLREKASQTSSLHQALKDYASDRLQALEQVPELVLSVVGESRRYSSEHQQVIGEYLTQANQYVAEYIATVIEREQLQTNLPVSQLASLLNSLLLGYAAIQFTTGFQALWQSRDEFLESLVELFLNQVEAESSVEKIIDLPANLVHTILQKAKKIELQDYALMYVLFATGLSALEIANLERVHQIIDRDRYLLQITQGSVRQVPVNQWILGKRYGSYTRNPLTQWLKSRKDNEAALFLNDAGLPLSEIEIQQRWQIITQGLLTPEGQAPVIVQTQQTWCVEMLMKGMTLENLSMLTGQSLKQLKPYIQRVKEKIAIEQAIQRDRDSQ comes from the coding sequence ATGGCTACTCAACTAACTTCCACTCGACAGCGATTGATTGATGCGGCTTTGCAGTTGTTCTCGATTCAGGGAATCACCGAGACGACAACGCGGCAGATTGCCGAACTAGCGCAGGTGAACGAAGTCACCCTGTTTCGGCATTTTGGCAACAAGCAAGGGTTGTTGCTAGCAGCAATCTCAGAATCAGCAGTATTTAAAGATTTTGGCGAATCTCTGCGCGAGAAAGCGAGTCAAACAAGCAGTTTGCATCAGGCACTCAAAGATTATGCTAGCGATCGCTTGCAGGCTTTAGAGCAAGTGCCAGAGTTGGTATTATCTGTGGTAGGTGAATCCAGGCGCTATTCCAGCGAACATCAGCAAGTGATTGGCGAATATTTAACTCAAGCCAATCAGTATGTAGCTGAGTATATCGCCACTGTCATCGAGCGGGAACAATTACAAACTAATTTACCAGTTTCCCAGCTAGCTAGCTTACTCAATAGTTTGCTATTAGGATATGCCGCGATTCAATTTACAACAGGATTCCAAGCACTTTGGCAGAGTAGAGACGAGTTTTTAGAAAGTTTGGTTGAGTTATTCTTAAACCAGGTTGAAGCTGAAAGTAGTGTAGAGAAAATTATAGATTTACCTGCAAATTTAGTGCATACAATCCTCCAAAAAGCTAAGAAAATTGAACTACAAGATTATGCATTAATGTATGTCTTATTTGCCACGGGTTTATCAGCGTTAGAAATTGCAAACTTAGAAAGAGTACATCAAATAATCGATCGCGATCGCTATTTATTGCAAATTACTCAAGGTTCCGTGCGACAAGTCCCCGTGAATCAATGGATTTTGGGAAAGCGATACGGTTCCTATACTCGCAACCCCTTGACTCAGTGGCTCAAAAGCCGTAAAGACAATGAAGCAGCATTATTTTTAAATGATGCTGGTTTACCACTATCAGAAATAGAAATTCAGCAGCGCTGGCAGATAATTACTCAAGGATTACTCACGCCAGAAGGACAAGCACCAGTTATCGTCCAAACTCAACAAACATGGTGCGTGGAAATGTTGATGAAAGGCATGACTTTAGAAAATTTAAGTATGCTGACAGGACAGAGTTTAAAACAACTGAAACCTTACATTCAAAGAGTCAAAGAAAAAATAGCTATAGAACAAGCCATTCAACGCGATCGCGATTCTCAATAA
- a CDS encoding DNA phosphorothioation-associated putative methyltransferase, with translation MVESNYLATLPEIERHRAAIYRVEISRPVRSAIESAILNNDTTFFDYGCGHGGDIDRVANLGYTSSGWDPYYRPNAPRIAADIVNLGYVLNVIEDLEERRQALIYAWELTRKVLLVSAQVLINDRSSNQMAYGDGIVTSRNTFQKYYDQEELKKYIDEVLNVDAVPVALGIYYVFRDEQERESFKALRFRSRATTPRIRIPSKRFEDYQEQLAPLMAFVTERGRLPVKGELAEEAELITEFGNFRRAYNVILQATDEAEWDAIAYRRSLDILVYLALTQFSQRPSFNKLSPALRHDIKAFFGSYQEACEVADRKLFSLGKPGVITKICQQSKIGKRLPTALYVHVSAIEELDPLLRIYEGCASRTIGRLEDATLVKFCTDKPKISYLFYPDFDTNPHPTLHTSMQIHLPDLKVFYRDYDRAANPPILHRKETFVSERYPLSEQFANLTRQEEELGLLKNSREIGTRDGWYRRLEEYGVEIQNDRVVFVNS, from the coding sequence ATGGTCGAGTCTAACTACCTCGCAACATTACCAGAGATCGAACGCCATCGGGCGGCTATTTATCGTGTAGAAATATCTCGTCCCGTGCGATCGGCAATAGAATCTGCAATCCTAAATAACGATACCACGTTTTTCGATTACGGTTGCGGTCATGGGGGAGATATCGATCGCGTTGCCAATTTAGGATACACTAGCAGCGGTTGGGATCCTTACTACCGTCCCAATGCTCCCCGTATTGCCGCAGATATTGTCAATTTAGGCTACGTTCTCAACGTGATTGAAGATTTGGAGGAACGCCGCCAAGCCTTAATTTACGCCTGGGAACTCACCCGCAAAGTTTTACTCGTCTCAGCGCAAGTCCTGATTAACGATCGCAGCAGCAATCAAATGGCGTATGGTGATGGCATTGTTACGAGTCGCAATACATTTCAAAAATATTACGACCAAGAGGAACTGAAAAAATATATTGATGAAGTCCTGAACGTCGATGCAGTTCCAGTCGCATTAGGAATCTATTATGTCTTTCGTGACGAACAAGAACGTGAGAGTTTCAAGGCTTTACGCTTTCGTTCTCGCGCTACCACACCAAGAATACGCATTCCTAGCAAGCGATTTGAAGATTATCAAGAACAACTCGCGCCTTTGATGGCTTTTGTCACGGAAAGGGGACGATTACCTGTCAAGGGTGAGTTAGCAGAGGAAGCAGAATTAATAACTGAGTTTGGTAATTTCCGCCGCGCCTATAATGTTATCTTACAAGCCACGGATGAAGCAGAATGGGATGCGATCGCCTATCGTCGTTCTTTAGATATTCTGGTATATCTTGCGTTAACTCAATTCAGTCAGCGTCCCAGTTTTAATAAGTTATCACCCGCACTGCGCCACGATATCAAAGCTTTTTTTGGCAGTTATCAAGAAGCTTGTGAGGTAGCAGATCGTAAGCTTTTCAGTTTGGGTAAGCCTGGAGTTATTACTAAAATCTGCCAGCAAAGCAAGATAGGAAAGCGTTTACCAACAGCTTTATACGTTCACGTCTCGGCAATTGAAGAATTAGATCCACTGCTGCGGATTTATGAAGGCTGTGCGAGTCGGACTATCGGACGTTTGGAAGATGCAACGCTGGTCAAATTTTGTACGGATAAGCCAAAGATTTCTTATTTATTTTATCCAGATTTCGATACAAATCCTCATCCAACTTTACATACAAGTATGCAAATTCATTTGCCGGATTTGAAGGTATTTTATCGCGATTACGATCGCGCTGCTAATCCACCAATTCTGCACCGTAAGGAAACTTTTGTCAGCGAACGTTATCCTTTGTCCGAACAGTTTGCTAATTTGACTCGACAAGAGGAAGAGTTGGGTTTGTTGAAGAATTCTCGCGAGATTGGAACGCGGGATGGATGGTATAGGCGGTTGGAGGAATATGGGGTGGAGATTCAGAACGATCGCGTGGTTTTTGTGAATTCGTAG
- the dndC gene encoding DNA phosphorothioation system sulfurtransferase DndC, with protein MTIANQPAKKGKQVRTTAIDNVSALIAEIQQLYCLDEIPWIIGVSWGKDSSAVLQLVWNAIASLPPEKRGKTIHVITTDTLVENPIVSSWVRKSLQRLHVAAKEYGIPIEPHLLHPITQDTFWVNLIGKGYPAPRNQFRWCTSRLKINPANHFIREMVREHGETILVLGTRKAESSKRAATMEKHQIGRVRDRLSPNASLPNSLIYTPIEDWSNNDVWTYLHQCENPWGGSNKELYNLYRGATADNECPLVVDTSTPSCGDSRFGCWVCTMVSKDKSMEAMIQNDEEKEWMQPLLDIRNDLDVQDDRDKRDFRRIWGEVQLFERNHNGELSVEPIPGPYTKYWREHWLRRVLEAQTQVRCTAPENMRDITLITTEELSEIRRIWLEEKHEFDDSLPRIYAEVTGESFIDIRPGADYSLLGSDEWNVLEEICDGDAMHLELMAKLLDTERQFRKMARRVGIYDALEKCFKSSSRSQDEAIKNAHFKRDLKDAVGKGDVDKVKQLTLGDAVDVEDDKPMSWGNFKFKK; from the coding sequence ATGACAATAGCGAATCAGCCAGCAAAAAAGGGCAAGCAAGTACGTACCACTGCCATAGATAATGTTTCAGCTCTTATCGCTGAAATACAGCAGCTATATTGTCTAGATGAAATACCTTGGATTATAGGCGTATCTTGGGGTAAAGATTCTAGTGCAGTATTACAGCTCGTCTGGAATGCGATCGCTTCCCTACCACCTGAAAAGCGAGGTAAGACTATTCATGTCATTACAACAGATACGCTAGTAGAAAATCCCATTGTTTCATCGTGGGTTCGTAAATCCTTGCAAAGGCTTCATGTAGCTGCAAAAGAGTACGGTATACCTATAGAACCTCATCTGCTTCACCCAATAACTCAGGATACATTCTGGGTAAATTTAATTGGTAAGGGATATCCAGCACCGCGCAATCAGTTTCGCTGGTGTACCTCACGCTTGAAAATTAATCCAGCTAACCACTTCATTCGCGAAATGGTTAGAGAACATGGTGAAACAATTCTTGTTCTAGGTACTCGTAAAGCTGAGAGTTCTAAGCGTGCTGCCACAATGGAAAAGCATCAAATAGGTAGAGTGCGCGATCGCCTCAGCCCTAATGCTAGTTTACCTAATTCACTAATTTACACGCCTATCGAAGACTGGAGTAACAATGACGTTTGGACATATCTACATCAATGCGAGAATCCGTGGGGAGGAAGTAACAAAGAATTATACAATCTGTACCGAGGCGCGACAGCAGATAACGAATGTCCCCTAGTTGTCGATACCTCCACTCCCAGTTGTGGCGATTCCCGCTTTGGCTGCTGGGTTTGTACGATGGTGAGTAAAGATAAATCAATGGAGGCAATGATCCAAAACGATGAAGAAAAAGAATGGATGCAGCCTCTATTAGATATCCGCAATGACTTGGATGTACAAGACGATCGCGATAAAAGAGATTTTCGCCGAATTTGGGGTGAAGTGCAACTATTTGAACGCAATCACAATGGCGAACTCTCAGTTGAACCCATACCTGGTCCCTACACTAAATATTGGCGAGAACATTGGCTGAGACGAGTTCTAGAAGCACAAACCCAAGTTCGCTGTACTGCACCAGAAAATATGCGTGATATCACCCTAATTACTACTGAAGAATTAAGCGAAATTAGAAGAATTTGGCTGGAAGAGAAACACGAATTTGATGATAGCTTACCTCGTATTTATGCAGAAGTGACGGGCGAAAGTTTCATTGATATTCGTCCTGGTGCAGATTATAGCCTTTTGGGTAGCGATGAATGGAACGTGCTAGAAGAAATTTGTGACGGGGATGCCATGCATTTAGAATTAATGGCAAAGCTTCTCGATACAGAACGTCAATTTCGCAAAATGGCAAGGCGTGTAGGTATTTACGACGCGCTAGAGAAATGTTTTAAAAGTAGTTCTCGCTCTCAAGATGAAGCAATTAAAAATGCTCATTTCAAGCGAGATTTAAAGGATGCTGTTGGTAAAGGCGATGTCGATAAGGTAAAGCAGCTAACTTTAGGGGATGCAGTGGATGTAGAGGACGATAAGCCGATGAGTTGGGGGAATTTTAAGTTTAAGAAATGA